In the genome of Carassius carassius chromosome 47, fCarCar2.1, whole genome shotgun sequence, one region contains:
- the LOC132130033 gene encoding secretory carrier-associated membrane protein 1-like → MSDFDSNPFADPDFSNPFQDPSVTQVTQTAPPGLEEYNPFTDTKPVPPGSAPKSVPPTANTQPAIMKPTEEPPAYTQPQQTQDQVRAQAELLRRQEELERKAAELDRREREMQSLSASGGRKNNWPPLPEKFPVGPCFYHDISVDIPVEFQKTVKIMYYLWMFHTGTLFANIFGCLSWFCVDASRGVDFGLAMLWFMLFTPCSFVCWYRPLYGAFRSDSSFRFFVFFFVYICQFGVHVLQAIGIAGWGASGWISALTGLNTSIPVGIIMILIAALFTASAVISLIMFKKVHALYRTTGASFEKAQQEFATGVMANKTVQTATANAASSAARGAFKEQI, encoded by the exons ATGTCAGATTTTGATAGCAACCCCTTCGCAGACCCGGACTTCAGCAACCCTTTTCAG GATCCATCAGTGACACAAGTAACGCAGACTGCCCCACCTGGCCTGGAGGAGTATAACCCTTTCACCGACACAAAGCCG GTCCCGCCTGGCTCCGCCCCTAAATCAGTCCCACCCACAGCCAACACACAGCCGGCCATCATGAAACCCACCGAAGAACCGCCAGCTTACACTCAACCTCAGCAGACACAG gaTCAGGTGCGAGCCCAAGCGGAGTTATTAAGGAGACAGGAGGAGCTGGAGAGAAAAGCTGCTGAGCTGGAccgcagggagagagagatgcagTCTCTCAGCGCATCAGGAG GGAGGAAAAACAACTGGCCGCCCCTTCCAGAGAAGTTTCCGGTGGGTCCGTGTTTCTATCATGACATATCTGTGGACATCCCTGTGGAGTTCCAGAAAACCGTCAAGATCATGTACTATCTGTGGATGT TCCACACGGGGACGCTGTTTGCCAATATATTCGGCTGTTTGTCGTGGTTCTGTGTAGATGCGTCGAGGGGAGTGGATTTTGGTCTGGCTATGCTCTGGTTCATGCTCTTCACCCCCTGTTCATTTGTCTGCTGGTACAGACCTCTGTATGGAGCgttcag gAGTGACAGCTCTTTTAGGTTCTTTGTATTCTTCTTCGTCTATATCTGCCAGTTTGGTGTCCATGTGTTGCAAGCCATCGGCATTGCAGGTTGGGGTGCAAG CGGCTGGATCTCAGCACTGACCGGCCTGAACACAAGTATTCCCGTCGGCATCATCATGATCCTGATTGCTGCCCTCTTCACCGCATCGGCTGTCATCTCTCTCATCATGTTTAAAAAG GTTCATGCGCTGTACCGAACCACTGGAGCCAGTTTTGAGAAGGCGCAGCAGGAGTTCGCCACCGGCGTCATGGCTAACAAAACTGTGCAAACCGCCACCGCTAACGCCGCCTCCTCTGCTGCCCGGGGAGCCTTCAAAGAGCAGATCTGA